In Trichoplusia ni isolate ovarian cell line Hi5 chromosome 10, tn1, whole genome shotgun sequence, the genomic window TAGCTTACACTGACCCCCACGGCCCCAACCcctatacaacaaaaaaaaatattgtgtccTCAAAAAAAACGCATCCCctaatgtaacattttaatccattaaaatgttactaaatatgAAAATCACTAGTAAGACTGATCATTGTCTTCATATATAGCACATCGTTCTTCTGTAACGAATGTAATACCCAGTACTACTTGTGTGCAGGACATCTGCGCGTTGATGGACCTGATCTGCAGCGTGGGGCGCTCGGGCGCGGAGCGCGGCGTGGGCGACACGTGCGCGCGCGGCCTGCGCCTGCTGCTGCCGCTCATCACGCCGCCGCTGCTGGCGCTGCCCGCGCTGGCGCACCACGCCTACAGGATGCTGCGCGACCTCGACAACACGGACCAGGTACTATACTGCAGGTGGGGCGCTCGGGCGCGGACCAACCGAAACGCTTAGCTCGGTAGATCCCAGGTGAAACGATTAACTTCCTCGGAAACCGCATCGAAATTaaccagaaataaaaaaaggatgagtaagaaaatatatattccaCTTCCGTCCATAGCGAGCGAGAGACAACTAATCTAGCCACGCCTCTGACCACTTAAAATTTACCCGAATGAGCCCCGGGTTCTATCGGTCACAAGTGACCTACGACAAAAATAAATGCTCTCAAAATTCCTCCGGTGAGTAcacgtttattataaaatgttattacgtTAACACGAatccttttactttttttcagtTGACGAAGCTACCCATAGAAGACTTCAACATGGTGGTGACAGCGTTACGAGTTGGGCTTACAGCGGTATCCTGCGACGTATCGACACTTTGCTGCGACACTATAGTCGGACTGTCCAACAAAGTACGCACATTAGGCGACGACAATCCCTTCGCAGTATCGCTACTATCACTCGCTGAACTCCTACTAATGTTGATCATTAAGATGGAAATACCACCGGATTCTATACCAGCCGCTGGGGCAGCTATTTACTCACTCACATGCGTAAAGCCAGCATTACTCGAAGGCTTGGCCAGACAACTCATCGAGGCGTTCGCCGCCAACGACCCCGCGAACGTACCCCGTCTAGAAGAAGCATTTGACGTACTCACCAATGGAGTTCTATTCGATGGCATGAGGCCGCACAAACTCCGCTTCCAAGATAACTTCGATAAGTTCTTGGCGAGAGTACATGGTTTccttattgtaaaataaatgttcacaATACTATAATTTGGAATTTGTAGCTATGCTGGCGTTTAGCCATTTTAAACTTTCTGTCTCAAGGATTTGATGATACGTAACGTACTGAAAGTGAGAGTGGTCGAGAGTTTTTTCGCAAATATTGCGACTCGAATGTTtgatatattaaatatgtagtttaggtttattattttttgtcccGTTTCGGACTTCCAATATATATGAAACACTATTGTGTATagttatatattagtttagtaTGACGTTTCTTAAGTGCCATCAGGAAAATGCAAGTTCGTTTGTTTTCAAAATGGTGGCCTAATTGCGCAGGTGCTGAGAACCTGAATGACTGTTTCCTTTACGTTaatgttcaaaattaatttttttatttcttttagtcGGTTTTACACCATTCGTCGGCATTATGTTATGTATCGtggttttttaaacaaaaagttgtAACAATCGCTCAGATTGTATGGTGTAAAGTCGGCCTTATTATTCTGCAATCTTATGTTCACAACgaagtataatatttaaattttataatataaatatatactatgAATATGGTTGTGAATGTgtaaaaaatgcagaaaatattTATCGTGGTATTTATTCCTTACAAGTGAGTAAGAGTACAATTTTGGTACCTTTTTGCTGATTAGAGAATTTGTGATTTTTATCGAGCTAAGCGTTTGTGAACTGCGAATAGTTTACATTAATATAAGAGAAAGGTGTTTAGCACTTTTGCGTATAATTGTATTGCAGGTTTTACTCCGtcttattatattagtaaaaaaattaacatccttttcatatttctaataaattaatgtaaatattaaacatcTTTGTAGTGCAGATAAGTATAGCACTTGTGTGtctaaatttttaaaatgatgagCAGGCTATAGAATAGagttaaaaaagatttattcctttcttattattttgcaatttgcATAATCTGTATTTTTGGAAGTTTATTCctgaaaagtattatttattgtaaatgagTAATACTCTCTGGAATATATCATGCTCATGGTATCCAACGTCTcaagatactttttttttactttattttgcgaattaagaaaaagcaaaaatctCTGCTGATTACGACGTTTTCGCTTCAATCGTACAGGGTtagttagttaaaaaaaatgattttgttctGTAAACGTTCTTTGATACATATTTGATATATCGGTATGATATATCataatgatgtaatggtttactcacgcgtatttatcgcgtgagtaaaccgttacaaaccttcgactcgcgatcccgccgcgtcagctcatgattaaggactccggttgggtccgaaactaatcaggcacccccgataaatacgcgtgagtaaaccgttacataatttaataatgaatcaatctcATAAAACCTTTTCTTCCAGATACATAAGTGTGGTTTACTAGTAAGTTAGTATTTTTTCCTATTATTATAGTAtactttgttaattttaagaAGTTCTATAATTAAACATCGTACTATTTAGCTAAATTAGCAGACACTTATTATGAATGTGAATTGTGAACCATCGCGTAAGTCATCGGGATTgaatgaaacaattaattaaatattttttacatatttctcaGATCAAACATTGAATCTGTCATTGTGTAAGACTTAGAATAGGTATTACCCAAACATATTGATATTTCTTAGACCTCATGACCTTACAGTTTTTGataattcattcatttcaaaacataataaatactaacagaagttctatttttaaattgtatgtataaTAGCTGGTCGCATAGGAGTTTTTACTTTggaacactgttttttttttgttttatgacaattctttttttttactttttttcataaattccCCTGTACCTAATatataaataggtttatttttacctCTGAACTATTTATGTACCTAGTCCATACTGAGGCATGTAGGCGGTTAGTCAGtacttttatttactgttataGTTACTAGATAAGTTTTAGTATTAATACTTCTACATAATAAATGGTTTTGTCCTGTTTCTCATTACAAACTTCTAGCTCTTTAATAAGAATTCTCAGTATCTATGTCTTTGTTACATTAACCTGTGTTTGAATTAATAATTGCCAATCATCATAAGTAGATTTAGAAAGATTCTTGACtatattttaaggtaaaatatgactagtgttatgtatttatttttataatagtttatgaactttaagaatattttgttattgaaaagAAAGAATTATCTTCTTTTAATTGAAGTACATGTACACCTGAGTATACTTGTGGTTTTATGATGCTAATATGtagaaaaattaagttttttaaataaatgttttcattactcttaaatgaatataaagttTACTGTAAGTTTGCTGAGGGGATGTTCTATCGTATTCTGACACATTATagtgaataaaatgttactataaatattcttacacaagaaaacatattttcttataaCATTCTTCGGCCAGACTACAATTTTCAAGTGAGTTGGCTCCagtataaaattgaaatgtctGAAGTAGCAAGAAGTAGAATTATGATTTTGAAGTTTCAAATCATATGAATTCATCTTAAATAGGATTGACCGTAATTGTGATTTAGTTATGCAGATACAAAAATGTCGTGACtatcattaaaacatttaaaaggaTAAAGtatattgtttcattatttatttattaacctgGTCTCAAGGGTTTATAATGTTCCATACCCAACGAGTAGAAGTGCAACTATTACTGTTTATCCATCCGcctgtacctcatgaacctgGATAGCTAAAATACggctcaaaaataaatttctagagttaaaattttcacaaggatgagtttatattaaatgaacACTAATACTAACAATAAAGACTGAGTTTAATTTAGTGACGGTTATTGCttgaatttcataaaacaatgtAGTATATATAGCCTTCAAGCTTCAGTAAGCAGCTTTTGCTATTTATAATCTGTATTTCTAGTACGTAGTTTTTCACTAATGAGcaaacttcatgggaagagacctgGTCCTTTTCAAAAGagtacacggggacacaggttgAGAACTTAAATCACACGAGGACAACATCATTGAGTGAAGGGGTGTAGAGAAGTACAACTCTGATTTCGCCATCGCAGGTCATACCATATCTgtggtttattgtttttttttgcatgtttCCGAACTGCAAGAGATGGAGTTTCATCAATAGATATGTTTTTGAACGAAAGTTAGAATGTAAGTATCATATTGTTCTCTGTGGTCAAAGTCTGAAAACAGGCTGAAGGCCATTGTTGTTGACGTTTTCAtagaactttaaaattattgtatttattttgtgtattattattgAAGTTTCTAAAATGAGTATTGTGCGATCAAATTCTTCGTTTAATTCATCATTAACCTCTTCACTTTACGACAGCCAGGACGATATGGACccaacgaaattaaaaaattatgtaaaggAAATATTGAAGTCACGTATCTTCTTAGGTCGTTACATAGAAAGAAGACTTGCTGACAAGCGAATTGGATATCGTGATGTAATTCTAGTAAGTGGAGCTGAAGCAGAATTGATACGGGATTTAACTGAAGcccaacaaaaattaataaccgCTTGTGCTAATACAAAGCCTTGGATCGGCATCACGGACACAGAACCCTTGGGTATCCATACGTCCGGCGTTTGCTTGTGGACGGAGATCGAGAACCAACCATTCGGAGCATTTTGGTTTCAAATTAAAAGTGTAAAGTTCAGAGATGGGGAAGTATTAGTTACACTAAAATGTATTAGGCATATATCAGaagcatttattgaaattgagCCGATTCTAACGGGAGCTGGAAATACAAAGAAATCTTTGGAAAGCAACAATGAGAGGAAACCTAATACAAGTCTGCAATCTCTCAATGAGACATATTCAGAATTTGTTGACACATTAAAAAGTTTCTTGTCAATAACAAATGtaaaagaatttataacatttttatttgcttttgttattgCTATCTTTACTGGTAGCACTGCTTTTATCAATTTTCTTGGTAACTTCATATTAGCACTAATAAGGGAAATatccttttttgttaaaaactcgACACCTATGTTCCTTGGGGTTCTAGatttttttgccaaaattaTTGGAGgcttttatatattattagcCATGATGTTCAAACAAAGTACCCCTCGTCCACCACGTAATGATGATCCTAGAACACTTTATCTAGAAAACAAAGCATGGGACACACAACACTCAAGATATAATCAACATTTTGTTGGTCAGTTTGATTAGTAAGGTCAAAGTGATCAAGAAAATGctaattttttactttaatgttGCAATCTCCAAAGTTAATCTTTGCAAGTGAAgtgtgataaaattttgtaattaattgtttttagatcTCCTTTGTTTGaagatttataatatatttaatttattataacaatggTGAATAAACTGGTAAGCTTATTTAACAAATCATTCCTAATGCATTTTTTGTTGCTCATGTGATGGggtattttgtaaaatgatgGTCGGGACTTAGTGAAAAGCAATTCAGATTATAggaaatatattgtttatattaaatccaggaaactgtttacaatattttatgatataatttatatcaataatactttttattgtacatttctGTATGGCTGTTTCTCTAATGGATATTGTTActgatattataatgttttattataagtttgcttttattttctcAATTGGAACTACTATGATGTTACGTTGACTTCTTTCTGGAAAAAAATagtagttaaaattaaaacaatttacctatttttcaaattttttgtCTGGTTCGGTTATAGCTGTTTCCCATTCTGAAACTAAAAATTTCAgactattttaaaacttaataattttcatCTGTTAGATACTTTTTTTCATATGATTATTTAGTTACACAATGTACCTTTGCGTCTTGAAGCTTGCCTAAATTTACTTGTTGATACAGCTGAGTAACTCTTtgctttgttgttttgtttcttggAGATAACTTTCTTAGGTGGCATTTGTATTAATTGATGTTTCATTTTGATTGGCTGAAAACATTGTAATGTTAAATGAAATCAcaaaataagtatatattaaaaatgtggTAAACAGTACCTCAGTAGCCATGTCTGCATAAACCATTGTCTTAGGTAATTTTTCTGGTTTGGCTATCATGTTGTttgatacaatattatttagaatatttgtaattattatattcatttcacTGTTGTCATACTCCATTAGCATCTGTTTAAACAAAAGTAGTAAAGCAGGAAGGAGCGAAGTTAAATCAGTTTTGCCTTTCTTCTCATTACTCAAGTTATGTAGCAAGTCTAAATGAGTAAAAACTTCATCTAATGTCATATACTCTCTGTATTGTGATAAAGCTTTTATAGTTTCGTCTCCGTAACCTAAAAATAGCAAACTCATAGTACAAATTCTATACTTGAATATAAAAAACCTTCTTTGGATTGTACCTGCATCTATCTCCAAAATGCCAAATGTCCAATATGTTAATCAGTATATGTAGGAACGATTCTTTGTCTCTTTGTAATTGTATCAGCCTTTACTCCGACATTATAATCAATAGGATGTA contains:
- the LOC113498024 gene encoding uncharacterized protein LOC113498024, giving the protein MSIVRSNSSFNSSLTSSLYDSQDDMDPTKLKNYVKEILKSRIFLGRYIERRLADKRIGYRDVILVSGAEAELIRDLTEAQQKLITACANTKPWIGITDTEPLGIHTSGVCLWTEIENQPFGAFWFQIKSVKFRDGEVLVTLKCIRHISEAFIEIEPILTGAGNTKKSLESNNERKPNTSLQSLNETYSEFVDTLKSFLSITNVKEFITFLFAFVIAIFTGSTAFINFLGNFILALIREISFFVKNSTPMFLGVLDFFAKIIGGFYILLAMMFKQSTPRPPRNDDPRTLYLENKAWDTQHSRYNQHFVGQFD